A region of the Hydra vulgaris chromosome 12, alternate assembly HydraT2T_AEP genome:
TTAAAATTGACTCTAAATTACGCACTCGCTCACACACGTTAACTCCATCAACTGAAAGATCACAAAATGACAACGATTTTGAAGTCAATTTATTTGTATgggataaaaaaaatgaagatgatTCGATCAGTGTTCATAGTGCATGTTCAGCCATGGAAAATCGAAGAAGTCGATATTCACTAAGCGAAGGATTAGAAACATTAAGCACCGATTCTAATTCGGATATAAATGAGCAAAGCAATTCTAACGAGAGAAAAAAATGTACTGATGAACAAGATGAAGGGTTAACTATTAGAGTTCCAAGTTGCAgcatgacaaaaaaagaaaaatcacgATCGTCATCAAAGCGAAGCCAAAAGCAGCGGTCTCTTAAAAAATCAGGCAAAAGTAAAAGTTACTCTGACCTGGCATCATCAGTAAGGGAGCAAAATGACTTTAATACACCTTTATTTTTGTCTGATAATATAAGTACAATTAATAACGAATTGCTTTCTAATAACCACCAAGCAGAAAATTCGGAAAAATCATCAGCCGCGCATAAAAATGGCTGGAGTATTTTGCGAAAAGAACGGCCTAGATTATTAGCAACCGCATTGGGAAGTAAAAATGAAACCTCTATTGATGAACCTTCACGAGATATACAAGAACAACCTAAATTTAAACGTGACGGCAGCAGATCGTCAGTAAGGAAAAAATTTTCCACTATATTTAGGCCTAAAATAGTAATAGCTAC
Encoded here:
- the LOC100206304 gene encoding uncharacterized protein LOC100206304 is translated as MTRNDIGQRSRSKSASCFPEIRIAILGAHQVGKSAVSVRFMTKRYIGEYQHNVDNTYKREIVIENDTVCYELRDTSASVDNNCHVSWASCIAVIYAIDNRSSFNIAKDILQSIKTFVEKSGKIREAIPLRYSLIGNKNDLEHLRVISLEEGKALAKKFNARFGEISAANDYVSIYELFSSMIRDAYACVESSKQITSIDYLKIDSKLRTRSHTLTPSTERSQNDNDFEVNLFVWDKKNEDDSISVHSACSAMENRRSRYSLSEGLETLSTDSNSDINEQSNSNERKKCTDEQDEGLTIRVPSCSMTKKEKSRSSSKRSQKQRSLKKSGKSKSYSDLASSVREQNDFNTPLFLSDNISTINNELLSNNHQAENSEKSSAAHKNGWSILRKERPRLLATALGSKNETSIDEPSRDIQEQPKFKRDGSRSSVRKKFSTIFRPKIVIATPTFAN